In Bacillus sp. DX3.1, the following proteins share a genomic window:
- a CDS encoding glycoside hydrolase family 2 protein: MKLHDNWKIRDFNVGEMRDLEIASPDFIDYFWITAKVPGDVHSTLIERNIIENPFFGHNDQKCRWVEEKVWWYRTTFEFQGNIHDGEMMELTFEGLDTYATVYLNGVELGSTENMFISHTFDVTRELKIGKNVLAVKFDPIQMRIKDKVQYYWSGFSKKRVWTRKAQSHFGWDWGPRLVCAGIWKDVHLKKRKYAKINNVFSRTTAIENNRATVQIDVEIATHTKTKEYETEIILAFGQNIIETQRVRFHNKKANITFHVDNPNLWWTHDIGTPNLYTLTTRLYADGDIVDEDSQDIGIRTIEVQRSNQSGDHCFTFVLNGVPLFAKGANWIPIDSFLASVPDSHYCHLIQMAKDANMNMLRVWGGGIYEKEVFYDECNKLGILIWQDFMFACALYPDYNKNFMENVYQEIVHVVKQLRNHPCLALWCGNNENDWLYEALKSSGEIQHPFYGEKIYHELMPELLEELDPTRLFWPSSPYGGNDHNSREQGDSHNWQVWHGNIEPRVFGEPQTVDYSIEGVSFKNFKKDTTTFASEFGMHASSNRYTLQKNIPDNQFFWGSNEMAYRNKDIHHPKGILLMEGYTGAPDNIEEYMNFSMLTQAEGLKYGIEHYRRNKLNTSGALVWQLNDCWPGTSWSVIDYYLLPKASYHYARKFFSPVLLTIDHESEQDIKIWVVNDTLKPYEDDVELSVYDFYGTKHFSRVCSVCVEPNVSAYITSISEQQALNGMDPQTSFIVIRSLRHELEENIYYFRDHKELALPSSNLSIMVDEEKQEISITSNTFARMVKIEMNMEQLVFTDNFFDLQPNTVKKVKVTQAQGKCIPWESLSVSAINSIK; the protein is encoded by the coding sequence ATGAAGCTGCATGATAACTGGAAAATTCGCGATTTTAATGTAGGAGAAATGAGAGATTTAGAGATTGCTTCTCCTGATTTTATCGATTATTTTTGGATTACTGCAAAAGTACCTGGAGATGTTCATTCTACGTTAATTGAACGTAACATCATTGAAAACCCTTTCTTCGGACATAATGACCAAAAGTGCAGATGGGTAGAAGAAAAAGTATGGTGGTATCGCACAACTTTTGAGTTTCAAGGAAACATACATGATGGGGAAATGATGGAACTTACATTTGAGGGGCTTGATACGTACGCAACCGTTTATCTCAACGGAGTCGAACTTGGTTCCACAGAAAATATGTTTATTAGCCACACATTCGATGTAACACGTGAATTGAAGATAGGAAAAAATGTACTAGCGGTAAAGTTTGATCCTATTCAAATGCGTATAAAAGATAAAGTACAGTATTATTGGTCTGGTTTCAGTAAGAAGCGTGTCTGGACCCGTAAAGCTCAAAGTCATTTTGGATGGGACTGGGGACCGCGTCTTGTTTGTGCGGGCATTTGGAAAGATGTACATTTGAAAAAAAGAAAGTATGCAAAGATCAATAACGTTTTTTCTCGTACGACTGCCATTGAAAATAATAGAGCAACAGTTCAAATCGATGTGGAGATTGCTACTCATACTAAAACAAAAGAATATGAAACAGAAATTATATTAGCATTTGGTCAGAACATAATAGAAACACAGCGAGTTAGATTTCATAACAAAAAAGCTAATATAACTTTTCATGTAGATAACCCTAATTTATGGTGGACTCATGATATTGGTACTCCAAATTTGTATACGCTCACAACTAGACTGTACGCCGATGGAGACATCGTTGATGAAGATAGTCAGGACATCGGTATTCGCACTATTGAAGTACAACGAAGCAATCAAAGTGGAGACCATTGCTTTACGTTTGTATTGAATGGGGTGCCATTGTTTGCGAAAGGTGCAAACTGGATTCCGATTGATAGCTTTTTAGCCTCTGTACCGGACTCACATTATTGTCATCTGATTCAGATGGCAAAAGATGCAAACATGAATATGCTTCGAGTTTGGGGCGGTGGCATTTATGAAAAGGAAGTCTTTTATGATGAGTGCAATAAATTGGGAATTTTAATTTGGCAAGATTTTATGTTTGCTTGTGCACTTTACCCGGACTATAACAAAAATTTCATGGAAAATGTATATCAAGAAATTGTACATGTCGTGAAACAGTTACGAAACCATCCATGCTTGGCGCTATGGTGTGGGAATAACGAGAACGATTGGCTATATGAAGCCCTAAAGTCATCTGGTGAAATACAGCATCCCTTTTATGGAGAAAAAATTTATCATGAATTAATGCCGGAATTGTTGGAAGAACTTGATCCGACCCGTCTATTTTGGCCAAGTTCCCCTTATGGTGGAAACGATCATAATTCGCGTGAACAAGGTGATTCTCACAATTGGCAAGTTTGGCATGGAAATATCGAGCCTCGTGTGTTTGGGGAACCGCAGACAGTAGATTATAGCATCGAAGGGGTATCATTTAAGAATTTTAAGAAAGATACAACTACATTTGCGAGTGAGTTTGGGATGCACGCTTCATCCAATCGATACACTTTGCAGAAAAATATTCCAGATAACCAATTTTTCTGGGGAAGCAATGAAATGGCGTATCGTAACAAAGATATCCACCATCCAAAGGGAATTTTACTTATGGAAGGATACACAGGTGCCCCTGATAACATTGAGGAATACATGAATTTTTCTATGCTAACACAAGCGGAAGGTCTGAAATATGGAATTGAACACTACAGAAGGAATAAGCTTAATACAAGCGGGGCTTTAGTTTGGCAGCTGAATGATTGTTGGCCTGGTACAAGTTGGTCTGTTATTGATTATTATCTTTTGCCAAAGGCCTCCTATCACTATGCACGTAAATTTTTCAGCCCGGTCTTATTAACGATTGATCACGAATCAGAACAAGATATTAAGATTTGGGTGGTTAATGATACATTGAAACCTTATGAAGATGATGTGGAGCTGTCTGTTTATGATTTCTATGGCACAAAACATTTTTCAAGAGTATGTTCTGTCTGTGTTGAACCAAATGTTTCAGCCTACATCACTAGTATCTCGGAACAGCAAGCATTAAATGGAATGGATCCTCAAACATCTTTCATTGTTATCCGTTCCTTGCGGCATGAATTAGAAGAAAATATATATTATTTCCGTGATCATAAAGAATTGGCGTTACCTTCATCCAATTTAAGCATTATGGTAGATGAAGAAAAGCAAGAGATATCTATTACCTCTAATACATTTGCACGTATGGTAAAAATAGAGATGAATATGGAACAGCTTGTATTTACTGATAATTTCTTTGATTTACAGCCAAATACAGTGAAGAAAGTAAAAGTAACACAAGCACAAGGAAAATGTATTCCTTGGGAATCTCTTTCTGTTTCTGCAATCAATAGCATAAAGTAA
- a CDS encoding zinc-dependent alcohol dehydrogenase family protein — protein sequence MKAAVFQGKGNIHVEDQEERALYSKEVHIRVKACGICGTDQHIFHGHPGSAEVIPPVILGHELSGEVVELGGNVTSLQVGDRVSVDPNIYCGGCEYCRNGRPHLCNHLQAIGVTRDGGMGEYCIVPEENCYRLPDEISFVEGAMVEPLGCVLHGFRKLDIRFNQTVLIIGGGFIGQLFLQLIKKQGVSSIVVSEPSENKHKLLHALGADIIINPLSNQSGAVLRNKADIVIECVGRKESMELACLAAKKGGQILLFGVSSPETKISVSPFEIFAKELKIMGSFINPYTHEEAISLIHQKIVSIEPLISHFFNLDNISETMKSYSTLQVSKGVIVPQENV from the coding sequence ATGAAGGCAGCTGTATTTCAAGGCAAAGGAAACATACACGTAGAGGATCAAGAGGAACGAGCATTGTACTCGAAAGAAGTGCACATTCGAGTAAAAGCGTGTGGAATTTGTGGAACGGACCAACACATTTTTCACGGACATCCCGGATCAGCGGAAGTGATTCCTCCCGTTATTCTTGGGCATGAATTGTCTGGGGAAGTTGTAGAGCTTGGCGGAAATGTTACGTCTTTGCAGGTAGGAGATAGAGTTTCTGTAGACCCTAATATTTACTGCGGAGGGTGCGAATATTGTAGGAATGGTCGTCCGCATTTATGTAATCACTTGCAAGCCATTGGGGTTACGAGAGATGGGGGAATGGGTGAGTACTGTATAGTTCCGGAAGAAAATTGTTACCGCCTCCCAGATGAAATAAGTTTTGTTGAAGGAGCGATGGTAGAACCACTTGGATGCGTGCTTCATGGATTTAGAAAATTGGACATCCGATTTAATCAGACTGTATTAATTATTGGTGGCGGTTTTATCGGACAATTATTTTTACAACTCATAAAAAAACAGGGCGTTTCATCTATTGTGGTAAGTGAGCCTAGTGAAAATAAACATAAATTACTCCATGCACTTGGAGCAGATATTATCATCAATCCTTTATCTAATCAGTCAGGAGCCGTATTACGAAATAAAGCAGACATTGTTATAGAGTGTGTTGGCCGAAAAGAAAGCATGGAACTTGCTTGTTTAGCGGCAAAAAAAGGTGGACAAATTTTATTATTCGGTGTTTCTTCACCAGAAACAAAAATTTCAGTTTCACCATTTGAAATCTTCGCAAAAGAATTGAAAATTATGGGTTCTTTTATTAATCCGTACACACACGAAGAAGCTATTTCACTTATTCATCAAAAAATAGTTTCGATTGAACCGTTAATCAGTCATTTCTTTAACTTAGACAATATATCGGAAACTATGAAATCCTATTCGACCTTACAGGTATCGAAGGGAGTTATCGTACCACAAGAGAATGTTTAA
- a CDS encoding ROK family protein, with product MRLGGIEAGGTKFVCGIGDETGNIIERISFPTTTPEETMKQAISFFKSKELDAIGVGSFGPVDLDETSDTYGYITSTPKLHWDNYNILGELKEHFSIPIAFDTDVNSAALGEMEWGAAQDVDSCIYITVGTGIGVGAIVEGKLLHGMSHPEMGHILVRTHPEDSFTGNCPFHQHCLEGMAAGPAIGKRWGERAAELEHEEKVWEMEAFYLAQALMNYILILSPKKIIMGGGVMKQRQLFPLIYEQLQDLLNNYIKVKQLDQYVIAPKLGDNAGLCGALALAKREVLLTSYK from the coding sequence ATGAGATTAGGCGGCATTGAAGCTGGAGGAACAAAATTTGTTTGTGGAATAGGGGACGAAACAGGAAATATAATCGAACGAATAAGCTTTCCTACTACAACACCTGAAGAAACGATGAAGCAAGCTATCTCTTTCTTTAAAAGTAAGGAGTTAGATGCGATTGGAGTAGGCTCATTTGGACCGGTAGATTTGGATGAAACAAGTGATACGTACGGGTATATTACAAGTACTCCTAAACTGCATTGGGATAATTACAATATATTAGGGGAATTGAAGGAACACTTTTCTATCCCTATTGCCTTTGACACAGATGTTAACTCGGCTGCACTTGGCGAAATGGAGTGGGGTGCAGCGCAAGATGTAGACAGTTGCATTTATATTACAGTCGGAACAGGAATAGGGGTAGGTGCCATTGTAGAAGGAAAGCTTTTACATGGAATGTCTCATCCCGAAATGGGGCACATTTTAGTCCGAACACATCCAGAAGATTCGTTTACGGGGAATTGTCCATTTCATCAACATTGCTTAGAAGGAATGGCAGCCGGCCCTGCCATCGGAAAAAGGTGGGGGGAACGCGCAGCAGAGTTGGAACATGAGGAAAAGGTATGGGAAATGGAAGCCTTTTATCTAGCACAAGCTCTAATGAATTATATATTAATTCTTTCTCCTAAAAAAATCATTATGGGTGGCGGGGTTATGAAACAGCGCCAATTATTTCCTTTAATCTATGAACAGTTACAAGATTTATTAAATAATTACATTAAAGTGAAACAGCTGGATCAGTATGTCATTGCACCTAAATTGGGTGATAACGCGGGACTATGTGGGGCATTAGCACTTGCAAAACGAGAAGTGTTACTCACTTCGTATAAATAG
- a CDS encoding anti-sigma factor, whose amino-acid sequence MERNCNHLLSYITNELSVDDQKDFKDHLKNCPKCDKDYIQIKEAWEALQFDFEETEVPESLKSEVLDFVFAPQQKEPDSFVSNLKKWLTYFKQQFTPLATVLVLILLITTTVFTIANIQMSNQTLTGKELNSQPVEILSTLSLNSVDQNRLEANGHAFIVQQGDEKKLVVQVNNLQKAEGEKVYQVWLLNDGVRKNAGIFKPNNYGSGMLTFELQENETFDNIGITLEPDQNSVQPRGEKIVGT is encoded by the coding sequence ATGGAGAGGAATTGTAATCATTTACTTTCTTATATTACAAATGAACTCAGTGTTGATGATCAAAAAGATTTTAAAGATCATTTGAAAAACTGTCCAAAATGTGATAAAGACTATATTCAGATAAAAGAAGCGTGGGAAGCACTCCAATTTGACTTTGAGGAAACGGAAGTACCGGAATCATTAAAATCTGAAGTGCTTGATTTTGTATTTGCACCACAGCAAAAGGAACCAGATTCATTCGTAAGTAACCTAAAAAAATGGTTAACTTATTTCAAACAGCAGTTTACACCTTTGGCCACCGTATTAGTTTTAATATTATTAATTACGACAACGGTATTCACTATTGCAAATATCCAAATGAGCAATCAAACGTTAACTGGTAAAGAACTAAACAGTCAGCCAGTTGAAATTTTATCTACTCTTTCTTTAAATTCCGTCGATCAAAATAGATTGGAGGCTAATGGACATGCTTTTATTGTGCAGCAAGGAGACGAAAAAAAGCTAGTTGTACAAGTAAACAATTTACAAAAAGCAGAGGGCGAAAAAGTTTATCAAGTTTGGTTACTAAACGATGGCGTACGGAAAAATGCTGGGATTTTTAAACCCAATAACTATGGTTCAGGTATGTTGACATTTGAACTTCAGGAAAATGAAACCTTCGATAACATTGGAATAACGTTGGAACCAGACCAAAATAGCGTACAGCCAAGAGGGGAAAAAATAGTTGGAACATAA
- a CDS encoding sigma-70 family RNA polymerase sigma factor, with the protein MKDKSDYELMNLVKKKHRPALEELYERYVKLIYSFVFKFTQRNEEKTKEIIQLVFLRLWTTKSTYDTSKGEYVNWLLTITRNICIDYIRKDSKENLNRIWTESLNSDKQFELEDPSNEIEDKINNTEIQEAKNKLSQPQKRLIDLLYWRGYSLNEIAKMENEPLGTVKNRLHQSLKRLRKYLN; encoded by the coding sequence GTGAAAGATAAAAGTGATTATGAATTAATGAATTTAGTCAAAAAAAAGCATCGTCCTGCATTAGAAGAACTATATGAACGTTATGTTAAATTAATATATAGTTTCGTTTTTAAATTTACTCAGAGGAATGAAGAAAAGACGAAGGAAATTATTCAACTAGTTTTTTTGAGGCTTTGGACGACAAAAAGTACATATGATACCTCTAAAGGTGAATATGTAAATTGGTTACTTACTATCACTCGAAATATTTGTATAGATTATATCCGTAAAGATAGTAAAGAAAATCTTAATAGGATATGGACTGAATCTCTTAATTCTGACAAACAGTTTGAATTAGAAGATCCAAGTAATGAGATTGAAGATAAAATAAATAATACTGAGATCCAAGAGGCAAAGAATAAATTATCTCAACCACAAAAAAGATTAATTGATTTACTTTACTGGAGAGGATATTCACTTAACGAAATTGCAAAAATGGAAAATGAGCCATTAGGAACCGTTAAGAATAGGCTTCATCAATCTCTTAAACGATTAAGAAAGTATTTGAATTGA
- a CDS encoding beta-propeller fold lactonase family protein yields MFKKMKFKSVLIAALMFVVILPTAIFASSTERKSPVAEKSFDGSITNNSLAISPDEQIAIVSDSRKQSIRIYDLAKGTLRKEIDGFVTPRNIVFVDGGSEFVVSDSTLGTLRFYSAKSLTLKDEVVVGPGAFGTAVSPDEKTLYVNNQAHSSVTIVDLEKRKPTAVITGFAQPRQGIKVSPDGRYVFVTNFKGDKVSVVDTVTKNIVREITGFSMIRGISVTADGRTLYAANSDRDSISVVDTSLGQIVNEVKVGREPYGAALSPDGTLLFASSKADNTIDVINVSDNRVIKTISGFTEPRQAIVFSRDGERAYVLNRDLSIARVNVKTFSITDTIRDESNKYKLQVLKSDGIGKYLADDQGMTLYYFTKDESGVSNCKDKCLEIWPPFHAENIVAPSGFNKSDFRTITREDGQKQTTYKGHPLYYFFKDKQVGDINGQGVNNVWFVLGKKIFEK; encoded by the coding sequence ATGTTTAAAAAAATGAAATTTAAAAGTGTATTGATTGCAGCTTTGATGTTTGTTGTTATTCTTCCGACTGCCATTTTTGCCTCATCTACTGAGCGCAAAAGCCCTGTGGCAGAGAAGAGCTTCGATGGCAGCATCACCAACAACTCCCTTGCCATAAGTCCCGATGAGCAGATTGCGATTGTTTCAGATAGTCGCAAACAATCCATCCGTATCTATGACCTTGCTAAAGGCACTTTACGTAAGGAAATTGATGGCTTTGTCACACCGAGGAACATCGTATTCGTTGATGGTGGCTCAGAGTTCGTCGTCTCGGACAGCACGCTAGGCACTTTGCGCTTCTACAGCGCAAAAAGCCTAACCTTAAAGGATGAAGTCGTGGTCGGTCCAGGTGCATTCGGTACCGCCGTCAGCCCTGATGAAAAGACGCTGTACGTGAACAATCAGGCACACAGTTCTGTAACCATCGTGGATCTTGAGAAACGCAAACCGACTGCGGTCATCACCGGTTTCGCCCAACCGCGCCAAGGTATTAAAGTCTCTCCGGATGGACGATATGTGTTTGTGACGAACTTTAAGGGAGATAAGGTGTCCGTAGTTGATACGGTCACTAAGAACATAGTACGTGAGATTACCGGTTTCTCTATGATTCGTGGAATCTCCGTGACTGCTGATGGTCGTACATTGTATGCCGCAAACAGCGATCGTGACAGCATTTCCGTGGTGGACACCTCTCTAGGACAAATCGTCAACGAGGTAAAAGTTGGACGTGAGCCATATGGTGCAGCCCTGTCGCCCGATGGTACCCTGCTTTTCGCAAGCAGCAAGGCGGACAATACTATCGATGTGATCAACGTCTCTGATAACCGTGTGATTAAGACAATCAGCGGTTTCACAGAACCCCGGCAAGCCATTGTCTTTAGCCGGGATGGAGAACGCGCTTACGTCCTTAATCGCGATCTCTCCATCGCCCGTGTGAATGTAAAAACCTTTTCCATCACCGATACGATCCGTGATGAGTCAAACAAATACAAGCTTCAAGTGTTAAAATCGGATGGAATCGGAAAATATTTAGCAGACGATCAAGGAATGACACTTTATTACTTCACAAAGGATGAGTCGGGAGTAAGTAATTGTAAAGATAAATGTCTTGAAATTTGGCCTCCATTTCATGCAGAAAATATAGTGGCTCCTAGTGGATTTAATAAAAGCGATTTTAGAACCATCACAAGAGAAGATGGACAGAAACAAACAACGTATAAAGGTCACCCTCTTTATTACTTTTTTAAAGATAAGCAAGTCGGTGATATAAATGGACAAGGCGTAAATAATGTCTGGTTTGTTTTGGGCAAAAAGATTTTTGAGAAATAA
- a CDS encoding thiol-activated cytolysin family protein, which produces MKIKKNTKGIKFLTCLLVSLCTINYSSISFAETQTGNSADATKNASGINTGIANLKYDSRDILAVNGDKVESFVPKESINSNGKFVVVEREKKSLTTSPVDISIIDSVANRTYPGAVQLANKAFADNQPSLLVAKRKPLNISIDLPGMRKENTITVQNPTYSNVSGAVDDLVSTWNEKYSKTHTLPARMQYTESMVYSKSQIASALNVNAKYLDNGLNIDFNAIANGEKKVMVAAYKQIFYTVSAELPNNPSDLFDNSVTFGELTRKGVSNTAPPVMVSNVAYGRTIYVKLETTSKSKDVQAAFKALIKNNSVETSGQYKDIFEDSTFTAVVLGGDAKEHNKVVTKDFNEIRNIIKDNAELSPKNPAYPISYTSTFLKDNATAAVHNNTDYIETTTTEYSSAKMTLDHSGAYVAQFDVSWDEFSYDQNGKEVLTHKTWEGSGRDKTAHFSTVIPLPPNSKNVKVVARECTGLAWEWWRTIINEQNVPLTNEIKVSIGGTTLYPTANISH; this is translated from the coding sequence TTGAAAATTAAGAAAAATACTAAAGGAATAAAATTCCTAACATGTTTATTAGTTAGTTTATGCACTATTAATTATTCATCTATTTCCTTCGCGGAAACACAAACAGGTAATTCAGCTGATGCAACAAAAAATGCTAGTGGCATTAATACTGGCATAGCAAATTTAAAGTATGATAGTAGAGATATTTTAGCAGTAAATGGTGATAAAGTAGAGAGTTTTGTTCCGAAAGAAAGTATAAATTCAAATGGTAAATTTGTAGTAGTTGAACGTGAGAAAAAATCACTTACAACTTCACCAGTCGATATTTCGATTATTGATTCTGTGGCTAATCGTACTTATCCAGGAGCAGTACAACTTGCAAATAAAGCTTTTGCAGATAATCAACCTAGTTTATTAGTGGCTAAGAGAAAACCTTTGAATATTAGTATAGACTTACCTGGCATGAGAAAAGAAAATACAATAACTGTCCAAAATCCAACATATAGTAATGTGTCTGGAGCAGTAGATGATTTAGTATCTACTTGGAATGAAAAGTATTCAAAAACACATACGTTACCTGCAAGAATGCAGTATACAGAATCTATGGTTTATAGTAAATCTCAAATAGCAAGTGCTCTTAATGTTAACGCTAAATATCTTGATAATGGGCTGAACATTGACTTTAATGCGATTGCAAATGGAGAGAAAAAAGTGATGGTTGCGGCATATAAGCAAATATTTTATACCGTAAGTGCAGAACTACCTAACAATCCATCAGATCTTTTTGATAATAGTGTTACTTTTGGTGAGTTAACTCGTAAAGGGGTAAGTAATACGGCTCCGCCTGTTATGGTGTCAAATGTAGCTTATGGCAGAACAATTTATGTGAAATTAGAAACAACATCTAAGAGCAAAGATGTACAAGCTGCCTTTAAAGCCTTAATTAAGAATAACAGCGTCGAAACGAGTGGACAGTACAAAGATATTTTTGAAGACAGTACTTTTACCGCTGTGGTATTAGGCGGAGATGCAAAAGAGCATAACAAGGTTGTTACAAAAGATTTTAATGAAATACGAAATATCATTAAAGATAATGCAGAATTAAGTCCTAAAAATCCAGCATACCCAATTTCATATACAAGCACTTTCTTAAAAGATAACGCAACTGCTGCTGTTCATAACAATACAGATTATATTGAGACTACAACTACAGAATATTCAAGTGCTAAAATGACGCTTGATCATTCTGGTGCATATGTTGCTCAATTTGATGTATCTTGGGATGAATTCTCATATGATCAAAATGGAAAAGAAGTACTAACACATAAAACTTGGGAAGGAAGCGGCAGAGACAAAACTGCTCATTTCTCTACAGTCATACCACTTCCACCGAATTCAAAAAATGTAAAAGTCGTAGCGAGAGAATGTACAGGTCTTGCATGGGAATGGTGGAGAACAATTATTAATGAACAAAATGTTCCATTAACAAACGAAATAAAGGTTTCAATTGGAGGAACAACATTATACCCAACTGCTAATATTAGTCATTAG
- a CDS encoding IS1182 family transposase: protein MYVTYSMKEIEENRKYYEMMYDASHHLVKMDQVMDWDFVTRRLEVFYPHRIGRPTKDPIMLVKILLIQYLEGFRSVRFTCNQVKQNATYRWFLGISSNEKIPDHSTISKFLSQRLRNATFWEELFQHCLRVIQQEGFIANETWVADETELKANANKRVREILAEEKVIEEKDEDLVMINDHRVRHGKKPLQAKGSKIEEKQTNISPVDSDARLSVKHDQRGRFAYFEHRIVDSLHNFIIATDVTAANVPGHRKLIGQVERLNQLLGKYAKEIALDSGYYNASLARRLFQRGFFVYMSYRRFTTKDHPKCRRYQFKQVNEDLYACPCGVPFYYKTTNRQGYHEFRPPKGSCQSCPFAKKENQDRVLRISIHQEIYDQLREQRLSIRGKILRSVRPSTVELSFAHSKELHGLRYARYRGVQKVKVQVLMTAIIQNLKKWTKLRSLKQVGLHLTHQIIEETIL, encoded by the coding sequence ATGTACGTTACATATTCCATGAAAGAAATTGAAGAAAATCGAAAGTACTATGAAATGATGTATGATGCTTCGCATCATTTAGTAAAGATGGATCAAGTGATGGATTGGGATTTTGTGACAAGGCGATTGGAAGTGTTCTATCCACATCGTATCGGTCGACCAACGAAAGATCCGATTATGTTAGTGAAAATCTTATTAATTCAGTATTTGGAAGGCTTTCGCTCGGTTCGTTTTACATGTAATCAAGTAAAACAGAATGCGACGTATCGTTGGTTTTTAGGGATTTCCTCGAATGAGAAGATTCCAGATCACTCAACAATCTCTAAGTTTCTCTCGCAACGTCTACGAAATGCGACGTTTTGGGAGGAGCTTTTTCAGCATTGCCTTCGTGTGATTCAACAAGAAGGGTTTATCGCAAACGAAACATGGGTGGCGGATGAAACAGAATTAAAAGCGAATGCGAATAAGCGTGTACGCGAAATCTTGGCGGAAGAAAAAGTAATAGAAGAAAAAGATGAGGATTTAGTGATGATTAACGATCACCGTGTGCGTCATGGGAAGAAACCTTTACAAGCGAAAGGCTCAAAAATAGAAGAAAAACAGACAAACATTAGCCCTGTAGATTCTGACGCTCGCTTGTCCGTCAAACACGATCAACGCGGACGCTTTGCCTATTTTGAGCACCGTATCGTGGATTCGCTTCATAACTTTATCATCGCCACAGATGTCACCGCCGCGAATGTGCCTGGGCATCGTAAATTGATCGGACAAGTTGAACGGTTAAATCAATTATTGGGGAAGTATGCGAAAGAAATCGCCCTTGATTCAGGCTACTACAACGCTTCCCTCGCGCGAAGGTTGTTTCAACGTGGCTTCTTCGTCTACATGTCTTATCGTCGATTTACAACGAAGGATCATCCAAAGTGCCGTCGTTATCAATTTAAACAAGTAAACGAGGATCTCTACGCCTGTCCTTGCGGTGTACCGTTTTATTATAAAACAACGAATCGTCAAGGTTATCATGAATTCAGACCACCTAAAGGAAGTTGTCAATCCTGTCCATTTGCGAAAAAAGAAAACCAAGATCGTGTGTTGCGAATTTCTATCCATCAAGAAATTTACGATCAGTTAAGAGAACAGCGCTTATCAATAAGAGGAAAAATTCTCCGTTCCGTTCGTCCGTCTACGGTTGAACTGAGTTTCGCACATAGTAAAGAACTCCACGGTTTGCGCTATGCACGATACCGTGGAGTTCAAAAGGTTAAAGTACAAGTTTTGATGACCGCCATCATACAAAACTTAAAAAAGTGGACCAAACTACGCTCGCTTAAGCAAGTTGGTTTACACCTAACACATCAAATTATAGAAGAAACCATTCTATAA
- a CDS encoding toxin-antitoxin system HicB family antitoxin encodes MAKKKSFPLRIDPELHAVIEKWANDEFRSVNAHIEYLLREMAKQKGKLKKEKES; translated from the coding sequence ATGGCCAAAAAGAAAAGCTTTCCATTACGTATTGATCCTGAATTGCACGCAGTCATCGAAAAATGGGCGAATGATGAATTTCGCAGCGTCAACGCACATATCGAATATTTACTGCGAGAGATGGCAAAGCAAAAAGGAAAACTAAAAAAAGAGAAAGAGTCTTAA